A section of the Candidatus Paceibacterota bacterium genome encodes:
- the ftsH gene encoding ATP-dependent zinc metalloprotease FtsH: MQLPNPMKKGQGEDGNGKQPQLPTPAPFLSNLLTLIIVFLLFAWGYSYFTDHRKTADNSVIPLSQLALDIHHQAVSEVKVDGDALTVIYHESDPATGKSIEKTAKKELESSLTETFKNFGLTAEDLATFKLTLVEPSGFGYWFMALAPFLFPILLLFGILWFMTRQSKQGGPMQAFSFGQSKARIIYPDDTAQRITFADVAGAKEAKEELREIVDFLKEPKKFLDIGAQIPKGVMLMGAPGTGKTLLARAVAGEAGVPFFHLSGSEFVEMFVGVGASRVRDLFRLAKKEAPAIIFVDEIDAVGRARGAGMGGGNDEREQTLNQILVEMDGFEPNEKVIVMAATNRPDVLDTALLRPGRFDRRVTLDLPDLADREEILGVHVRNKKLAEDVVLRTVAERTPGFSGADLYSLVNEAAILAARENRKHVAQFDFIRSIEKVMIGPERKSHILSEDEKKVTAYHEGGHALVASLLPYADPVHKISIISRGHAAGYTLKLPTEERRFHTRNEFLDDIAVSLGGYVAEEMMFDDLTTGPSNDLAVATNLARDMVSKYGMSALIGPVAFEQGGVPMLNRRGYDGDYSQEVASRIDSEVSRIMNEQLKRVRALLAQYKNVLDAIATALVEKETMEREEYEQILILSGIRPKKRHGEEAYLISRSGIAGVAKPIAPAKNERTQVIKSASVDEVPTPEAVERAPEEHVIPPGEQPVVPVVRHDSVEHTITPNASRTQKRVKRNDMNQ, translated from the coding sequence ATGCAGCTACCAAACCCAATGAAAAAGGGGCAGGGTGAAGATGGAAATGGCAAGCAGCCGCAGCTTCCGACCCCCGCTCCTTTTCTTTCGAATTTGTTGACCTTGATTATCGTATTCCTCCTCTTTGCTTGGGGATATTCATATTTTACGGATCATCGTAAGACGGCAGATAATAGTGTCATTCCGCTTTCGCAGCTTGCTCTTGATATTCATCATCAGGCAGTGAGTGAAGTGAAGGTAGATGGTGACGCACTTACCGTTATCTATCACGAGAGTGATCCCGCTACAGGAAAGTCTATCGAGAAGACTGCAAAGAAAGAGCTCGAGTCATCACTCACTGAGACGTTCAAGAACTTCGGCCTTACTGCTGAGGATCTTGCGACATTCAAACTCACGCTTGTAGAGCCATCTGGATTTGGATATTGGTTCATGGCACTTGCGCCATTCCTTTTCCCTATACTACTTCTCTTTGGAATTCTTTGGTTCATGACGAGACAGTCAAAACAAGGAGGTCCAATGCAGGCATTCTCATTTGGTCAGAGCAAGGCACGCATCATCTATCCTGATGATACTGCGCAGCGCATCACCTTTGCAGATGTCGCAGGTGCGAAGGAGGCGAAGGAGGAATTGCGAGAGATCGTGGATTTCCTTAAAGAGCCGAAGAAGTTCCTCGATATTGGTGCGCAGATTCCAAAGGGTGTCATGCTCATGGGCGCACCAGGAACAGGAAAGACGTTGCTTGCGCGTGCAGTTGCAGGTGAGGCAGGGGTACCATTCTTCCATCTCTCTGGTTCGGAGTTCGTTGAAATGTTTGTCGGAGTCGGCGCAAGTCGCGTACGTGACCTTTTCCGTCTTGCAAAGAAAGAGGCTCCCGCCATCATCTTCGTTGATGAAATCGATGCCGTAGGTCGTGCGCGTGGTGCAGGTATGGGTGGTGGTAATGATGAGCGCGAGCAAACGCTCAATCAGATCCTCGTTGAGATGGATGGTTTTGAGCCAAACGAAAAAGTTATCGTCATGGCTGCAACGAATCGCCCTGATGTGCTCGACACTGCGCTGCTCCGTCCCGGTCGCTTCGATCGTCGCGTGACGCTCGATCTTCCTGATCTTGCGGACCGTGAGGAAATTCTCGGCGTCCATGTACGTAACAAGAAACTCGCAGAAGATGTGGTGCTGCGTACGGTTGCAGAGCGTACACCTGGATTCTCAGGGGCTGACCTCTATTCGCTCGTGAATGAAGCAGCAATCTTGGCTGCGCGAGAGAATCGCAAGCATGTCGCACAGTTCGACTTCATTCGTTCGATAGAGAAGGTAATGATTGGTCCAGAGCGTAAGAGTCATATTCTCTCTGAGGATGAGAAGAAGGTGACTGCGTATCACGAGGGAGGTCATGCACTTGTTGCATCACTGCTTCCGTATGCTGATCCTGTCCATAAGATCTCAATCATTTCTCGTGGCCATGCTGCGGGTTATACACTCAAGCTTCCCACAGAGGAACGTCGTTTCCATACGCGTAACGAATTTCTCGATGATATTGCAGTGTCACTTGGGGGATATGTCGCTGAGGAGATGATGTTCGATGACCTTACTACTGGTCCATCAAATGATCTTGCGGTTGCGACAAATCTTGCACGAGACATGGTTTCGAAGTACGGCATGTCCGCACTCATTGGGCCCGTTGCCTTTGAACAAGGTGGAGTACCGATGCTTAACCGCAGAGGATATGACGGTGATTACTCTCAAGAGGTTGCATCTCGCATAGACTCTGAGGTGTCGCGTATCATGAATGAACAATTAAAGCGCGTGCGTGCACTTCTTGCGCAGTATAAGAACGTACTTGATGCAATCGCGACTGCACTTGTGGAGAAGGAGACGATGGAGCGTGAAGAGTACGAGCAGATTCTTATTCTCTCAGGCATTCGTCCAAAGAAGCGCCATGGTGAAGAAGCATATTTGATTTCGCGTAGCGGTATTGCTGGTGTAGCGAAGCCAATCGCACCCGCAAAAAATGAGCGCACGCAGGTCATTAAATCTGCCTCAGTGGATGAAGTACCTACTCCAGAGGCGGTAGAGCGCGCACCAGAGGAGCACGTCATCCCTCCCGGAGAACAACCGGTCGTACCTGTTGTACGTCATGATTCAGTGGAACACACTATTACCCCAAATGCGTCACGAACGCAAAAGCGGGTGAAGCGTAATGATATGAATCAATAA
- a CDS encoding PhoH family protein: MPKTPAADRKKLFVLDTNVLMHNPLSLFHFQDNDIFICLPVIEELDNNKKGGTMAQRHARMSANSLDQFRAIAVREKLPATAGISITEHERAGDATGKIFFQDVRVRVSLLECFDERKKDNLILSIVDGLQKEARFQDHKIIVVSMDTNFRIKCGLLGFVAEEYSTGAVFDDSVLLGSGVEELPIGYFQGLDFRTENINSIEHYFLPPDPRFLTGNFAISADPGAPFKRAFVLSSTEVGVELVTVWSYSNGHRVFGLKEKNLRQGLAMWALMNPEIDIVVLNGLPGSGKTLLSLAAGLEQTAEGGDRPERYDEINIMLSQDVVGRKELGFLPGDVGDKLKPWMAPYADSLDVLFDPDDGVRNVTRKATEEAYITSEAIAHERGRTRHRRYVIVGEAQNRTPQDIELLITRAGKGTKFVIEGNLAQIDETAYVSEHTSGLSFLISRFRGTTRFAHITLEKSERSPLSEKASQLLAMK, encoded by the coding sequence ATGCCCAAGACTCCGGCCGCTGATCGCAAGAAGTTGTTCGTTCTCGATACGAATGTGCTCATGCACAATCCGCTGTCTCTATTCCATTTCCAGGACAATGATATTTTCATCTGCCTCCCGGTTATCGAAGAACTCGACAACAACAAGAAGGGCGGCACGATGGCTCAGCGCCATGCGCGCATGTCCGCAAATTCGCTGGACCAGTTCCGCGCGATCGCCGTGAGGGAAAAACTTCCCGCTACCGCAGGAATCTCGATCACCGAACACGAACGTGCGGGCGATGCCACCGGCAAGATCTTCTTCCAAGACGTGCGCGTGCGCGTCAGCCTACTCGAATGTTTCGACGAGCGCAAGAAGGATAACCTCATTCTGAGCATCGTCGATGGGCTTCAGAAAGAAGCCCGTTTCCAGGACCACAAAATCATCGTGGTATCCATGGACACCAACTTCCGCATCAAGTGCGGACTGCTCGGATTCGTCGCCGAAGAATATTCGACGGGCGCAGTTTTCGATGACAGCGTGCTGCTCGGTTCTGGTGTCGAAGAGCTCCCGATTGGGTATTTCCAAGGTCTTGACTTCAGGACCGAGAACATCAACTCGATCGAGCACTATTTCCTGCCACCTGATCCGCGTTTCCTGACCGGCAACTTCGCCATCTCGGCCGATCCCGGCGCCCCTTTCAAGAGAGCATTCGTGCTCTCCTCTACTGAGGTCGGCGTCGAGCTCGTCACGGTCTGGTCGTATTCAAACGGCCATCGCGTCTTCGGCCTCAAGGAAAAGAATCTGAGGCAGGGTTTGGCAATGTGGGCACTCATGAATCCGGAAATCGACATCGTGGTGCTCAACGGATTGCCTGGTTCAGGCAAGACACTCCTCTCTCTCGCCGCAGGTCTCGAACAGACTGCTGAAGGAGGGGATCGCCCTGAGCGTTACGACGAAATCAATATCATGCTTTCCCAGGATGTCGTCGGGCGCAAGGAGCTCGGATTCCTCCCCGGAGACGTGGGGGATAAGCTGAAGCCGTGGATGGCCCCGTACGCGGACAGTCTCGACGTGCTCTTCGACCCTGATGATGGCGTGCGTAACGTTACTCGTAAGGCTACCGAGGAGGCCTACATTACCTCCGAAGCAATCGCGCATGAGCGCGGACGGACGAGGCATCGCCGCTATGTTATTGTTGGCGAAGCGCAGAACCGAACTCCCCAGGATATCGAACTGCTCATTACTCGTGCAGGAAAGGGTACGAAGTTCGTTATCGAAGGCAACCTCGCGCAGATTGACGAGACCGCCTACGTTTCCGAACACACGAGCGGGCTCTCGTTCCTGATCAGCAGGTTCCGCGGCACCACTCGTTTCGCGCACATCACGCTCGAGAAGTCGGAACGCTCACCGCTGTCCGAAAAGGCGAGCCAGTTGCTCGCGATGAAGTAG
- a CDS encoding four helix bundle protein — protein MSSIHNFEELAMWQKARLLTKGVYIALRECRDGGYKDQIQRASVSVMSNIAEGFERGTKNEFINYLYIAKGSAGEVRAQLYAGLDIGYLNIETFEYLKDLATQCSKLIHSFTEKVKANDRSGIQYKRPEYIDPMESITKEHDPALWEKLYGKKGST, from the coding sequence ATGTCTTCCATCCACAACTTTGAAGAGCTCGCTATGTGGCAAAAAGCACGCCTACTTACCAAGGGTGTATATATCGCACTACGAGAATGCCGCGATGGTGGATACAAAGACCAAATACAGAGAGCGAGTGTTTCGGTCATGAGCAACATTGCGGAGGGATTCGAGCGGGGAACGAAAAATGAATTTATTAATTATCTCTATATCGCAAAAGGGTCTGCGGGTGAAGTACGTGCGCAGCTCTATGCAGGGCTTGATATCGGATATTTAAATATTGAAACATTTGAATATTTAAAGGATCTCGCGACGCAATGCTCAAAGCTCATACATTCGTTCACGGAAAAAGTAAAAGCGAATGATAGAAGCGGCATTCAATACAAACGCCCAGAATACATAGACCCGATGGAATCCATTACGAAGGAGCATGATCCGGCGTTGTGGGAAAAGCTGTATGGGAAGAAAGGGTCTACATAA